The Synechocystis sp. PCC 7509 genome includes a window with the following:
- the sppA gene encoding signal peptide peptidase SppA — protein sequence MIWPFKPRFQKQIARIEITGAIASNTRKQVLEALKTVEERRFPALLLRIDSPGGTVGDSQEIYSALKKLREKVKIVASFGNISASGGVYIGVGADYIMANPGTITGSIGVILRGNNIERLLEKIGVSFKVIKSGPYKDILAFDRELTEPEQHILQELIDTSYLQFVETVAEGRNLSVEKVKTFADGRIFTGQQAVELGVVDRLGTEEDARRWAAELVGLDPEKTKCYTLEERKPFLSRLLNNQSGKSTLISNLGQLPSLAIGNDWLEFELATSGLPLWMYRP from the coding sequence ATGATTTGGCCCTTTAAGCCTCGTTTTCAAAAACAAATTGCCCGGATTGAAATTACAGGGGCGATCGCCTCCAACACGCGAAAGCAAGTATTAGAAGCCCTCAAAACTGTTGAAGAAAGACGCTTTCCAGCTTTATTACTCCGCATTGATAGCCCCGGTGGAACGGTGGGAGATTCTCAAGAAATTTATAGCGCTTTAAAAAAACTCCGCGAAAAAGTCAAAATTGTTGCTAGTTTCGGCAATATTTCTGCTTCTGGGGGCGTTTATATTGGTGTAGGTGCAGATTACATTATGGCAAACCCTGGCACAATTACCGGAAGTATTGGAGTAATTCTGCGCGGCAATAATATAGAGAGGCTACTAGAAAAAATCGGAGTTTCCTTTAAAGTAATTAAATCTGGCCCTTATAAAGATATTTTGGCTTTTGACCGCGAATTAACCGAGCCAGAACAGCATATCTTACAAGAATTAATCGATACAAGTTACCTTCAATTTGTGGAAACTGTAGCCGAAGGACGTAACTTAAGCGTTGAAAAAGTTAAAACTTTTGCCGATGGGCGAATTTTTACCGGACAACAAGCTGTAGAGTTAGGCGTTGTTGATAGATTGGGTACAGAGGAAGACGCTAGACGCTGGGCGGCAGAATTAGTAGGGCTTGACCCAGAAAAAACGAAATGCTACACCTTGGAAGAACGCAAACCCTTTTTAAGCCGCTTACTAAATAATCAATCGGGTAAGTCAACCCTAATCAGCAACTTGGGACAGTTACCGAGTTTAGCCATAGGCAATGATTGGCTAGAGTTTGAACTAGCTACCAGTGGGCTACCACTATGGATGTACCGACCGTAA
- the aroH gene encoding chorismate mutase has product MEWRLWAIRGATTAMENTVEAITEAVAELLDETETRNQLDPTEIVSVTFSVTRDLDAIFPAAIARHRPYWDNVPMLDVQQMHVAGSLQRCIRFLILVNIPTSHNKVCHTYLREAQNLRPDWSLPQPQLFSPIG; this is encoded by the coding sequence GTGGAGTGGCGACTTTGGGCAATTCGTGGGGCAACAACTGCGATGGAAAACACAGTTGAGGCAATTACAGAAGCTGTAGCGGAACTATTGGATGAGACAGAAACGCGAAATCAATTAGATCCGACAGAGATTGTCAGTGTGACTTTTTCTGTCACCCGCGATTTGGATGCAATTTTCCCCGCCGCGATCGCCCGTCACCGTCCTTACTGGGATAATGTACCTATGTTAGATGTCCAGCAGATGCACGTTGCAGGTAGTTTGCAACGCTGCATCCGCTTTCTGATTTTGGTGAATATTCCCACCAGTCACAATAAGGTTTGCCATACTTACCTGCGCGAAGCTCAAAACTTACGTCCTGATTGGAGTTTGCCGCAACCGCAACTATTTTCCCCTATCGGGTAA
- the crtR gene encoding beta-carotene hydroxylase, whose protein sequence is MLMSEAKKPLTTVPREFLSPPGDRNPTLLMFIAAISAIALSNFGYWLWEWPHWCCFVTNTISLHICGTVIHDACHKSAHRNPSINAILGHGSALLLAFAFPVFTRVHLQHHANVNDPENDPDHFVSTAGPLWLIPVRFLYHEIFFFKRQLWQKQELWEWFFSRALVAAIFYVSIQYHFLGYILNFWFIPTAIVGLALGFFFDYLPHRPHQERDRWKNARVYPGKVLNILIMGQNYHLIHHLWPSIPWYNYQNAYYATKPLLDAKGCYQTSGLLQKRDFWSFIYDLFIGIHPHKKALVLEQKEVLPQ, encoded by the coding sequence ATGCTAATGTCGGAGGCAAAAAAGCCACTGACAACAGTACCTAGGGAGTTTCTCAGCCCTCCAGGCGATCGCAATCCTACTTTACTGATGTTTATAGCAGCAATTAGCGCGATCGCACTATCCAATTTTGGTTACTGGCTTTGGGAATGGCCCCACTGGTGTTGTTTTGTAACTAATACAATTTCTCTACATATTTGCGGCACGGTAATTCATGATGCGTGTCATAAATCAGCCCACCGCAACCCGTCGATCAACGCCATTTTAGGGCATGGTAGCGCCTTGCTACTGGCTTTTGCTTTCCCGGTATTTACGCGGGTACATTTGCAGCATCATGCTAACGTTAACGACCCAGAAAACGATCCCGATCACTTTGTTTCTACCGCCGGGCCTTTGTGGTTAATTCCCGTGCGGTTTTTGTATCACGAAATATTTTTCTTTAAACGTCAACTTTGGCAAAAACAAGAATTGTGGGAATGGTTCTTTAGCCGCGCTTTAGTAGCCGCAATTTTCTATGTTTCGATTCAGTACCACTTTTTAGGCTATATTCTCAATTTTTGGTTTATTCCTACAGCCATAGTGGGCTTGGCTTTGGGGTTCTTTTTTGATTATTTGCCTCATCGTCCCCATCAAGAGCGCGATCGCTGGAAAAATGCTAGAGTTTATCCCGGTAAAGTTCTCAATATCTTAATCATGGGGCAGAACTACCATTTAATTCATCACCTATGGCCCTCTATTCCTTGGTACAACTACCAAAATGCTTACTATGCCACTAAGCCGCTTTTAGATGCTAAAGGTTGCTATCAAACTTCTGGGTTGTTGCAAAAAAGAGATTTTTGGAGCTTTATTTACGATCTTTTTATTGGTATTCATCCCCACAAAAAAGCCTTAGTTTTAGAGCAAAAAGAAGTGTTACCGCAATAA